Proteins from a single region of Pseudomonadota bacterium:
- a CDS encoding enoyl-CoA hydratase/isomerase family protein has translation MSESGKVTSELSDNIGWVRFHHPKKNSLPRALLDSIADAIARFGEDPQARAIVLASQGDGPFCAGASFEELAAISEQEAGMHFFSGFAKVIMAMRDSHKFVIARVQGKVVGGGVGLVAAADLALATTEAAVRMSELDLGIGPFVVGPVLERRVGRTAFGAMAIDTEWRDASWALAHGLYTHVAPSIEDLDEKLRAVTSKLAAHDPEAMAELKRVLWRGTESWNSLLAERAALSGRLVLSRFAKDAIAKIKANRGS, from the coding sequence ATGAGCGAAAGTGGCAAGGTTACGAGCGAGCTCAGCGACAACATAGGCTGGGTGCGCTTCCATCATCCCAAGAAAAACTCATTGCCGCGAGCGCTGCTCGATTCGATCGCCGACGCAATCGCACGCTTCGGCGAGGACCCGCAGGCGCGCGCCATCGTGCTCGCGAGCCAGGGCGACGGCCCGTTTTGTGCCGGAGCCTCGTTCGAGGAGTTGGCTGCCATTTCGGAACAGGAAGCCGGCATGCACTTCTTCAGCGGCTTCGCCAAGGTCATCATGGCGATGCGGGACTCGCACAAGTTCGTGATCGCCCGAGTCCAGGGGAAGGTCGTCGGAGGAGGAGTGGGCCTGGTAGCAGCCGCCGACCTGGCCCTGGCAACCACGGAGGCGGCCGTCCGCATGAGCGAACTCGACCTCGGCATCGGCCCTTTCGTCGTGGGCCCTGTGCTGGAACGTCGAGTCGGCCGTACCGCCTTTGGAGCAATGGCGATCGACACCGAATGGCGCGACGCGAGCTGGGCCCTGGCGCATGGACTCTACACACACGTGGCGCCCAGTATCGAAGACTTGGATGAGAAGCTCCGGGCCGTGACGAGCAAACTGGCCGCGCACGACCCCGAAGCCATGGCCGAGCTCAAGCGGGTCCTATGGCGAGGCACCGAGAGCTGGAACTCGCTCCTCGCCGAGCGTGCTGCGCTCAGCGGACGCCTGGTCCTGTCCCGGTTCGCCAAAGACGCGATCGCCAAGATCAAGGCCAATCGCGGATCCTAG